The nucleotide window CGAGGTCGAGTTCGACCTCGTCGCGTGTCAGAACTGCGGGGCGTGCACGTCCTCGTGTCCGACCGGCGCGACCAAACTCGCCGAACCGTCGAACGAACGGCTCGCCCGCGAGGTCGAGGCGCTCCTGGACGCGGAGACCGACGAGGGCGGCTGGCTGTTCGACCGCGGTGGCGACGGGATCGAGACGCCCGTCGTCGCGTTCGTCTGCTCGGAGTCGGCCGCCGAGGCGCTCCGGGCGTACGGCCGCCGGGCCGCCTCCGGGGAGGAGTTCTCCTACGCGCCCATCCTCCCCGTCCGCGTGAACTGCACGGACACGGTGGGGGAGGCGCACGCGATGCACGCGCTCGCGGCCGGCGCCGACGGCGTCGCGGTCGTCGGCTGCGGCGACGCGTGTCTCCACTCCGGCCCTGACCCGAAGGCGGAACTCGTCGAGCGACTGAACCGTGCCACGACCGACCTCGGACTCGGGGAGCGCCTCGCCTTCCTCGCGCCGGACCCGGGCGACCCGGACGGCTTCGCGGCCGAACTCGACGCGTTCGTCTCGGGGCTCGACGCGACCCCGATTCCGGAGGGCGAGCACCGCTCGACCGGCGTGATTCGGGCCGACAAGCCCAACCCCGAGTTCAACAGCCACGACTGGACGCTGGAGTCGGTTCGGCGCATCGTCGAGTTCGCCAAACCGGAGCGCGAGGTGATCCGCGGGCTGAAGGACTTCGGCCTGATGGACGTGACCGACGCGTGCAACCTCACGCCGACGTGCTCGACGCTGTGTCCGACGGACGCCATCCGGCGGACCGACGACGGCGACCTCCAGTTCGCCCACGAGGACTGCGTCAACTGCGGGCTCTGCGAGGAGGGCTGCCCCGAGACGGCCATCACGATGTCGACGGGGCTCGACCTCGGCCGGCTCCCGGAGGCGCGCGACGGCGAGCGCTGGGAGACGGTGTACGAGGGCGAGATGCTGGAGTGCGCCCTGTGTGGCAAACCGTTCACCAGCGCGGCGTCGGCAGAGCACATCCGGGAACAGGTGGGCGACCTCGTCGAGGGCGTCGCCCCCGGTGCCGAGCACAGCATCTTCGAGTACTGCGGCGACTGCCGTGCGGAACTCGTCTTCGAACACTCATGAGCACCGACGACACCCAACTCGCGATATACGACGCCCGCATCGAACTCGCCGACTTCCTCATCGAGGTGTTCCACGACACGCCGTCCGTGGCGTTCGTCGAGCGCCTCGGCTCCGGCGAGGTCGTGACGCCGACCGACCCGGTCAACGACCCGCTCGACAGGGGGTTCGAACGCATCCGAACGTTCGTGGACGGGATCGAGGGACGCGACCCCGAGACTGTCCGGGAGGAACTGGCGGCCGAGTACAGTCGGATGTTCGTCGGCCCGCGCCCGCCGGTCCTGCTCCACGAGACGTACTACCGGGACGACACGGACTTCATCGGGGAGGGGCTCGCGCAGGTGGAGGCGAGCTACTCGGCCGCGGGCTGGACCCCGCCCGAGGAGTACGGCGAGGAG belongs to Halorarum halophilum and includes:
- a CDS encoding hydrogenase iron-sulfur subunit, translated to MNVGAFVCSCGGTCDVDLEAVRDGVRDVEVVASSETLCRDALPAVDGLIDEYELDQLVVGACDDGCRARFDDLVAEKGLHPDAAAFVDHREEAGWVHSEPEATDKTARLVNARRTGLEYEAPTRSVSREAGESVVVVGDAGTAAALADTADVTLVADGAEYADVDADLSDVEIERGRFVDVEGAFGEFEVTLVARVTEDCISCMKCVREGPDGMVTRRPVDVHPDAPDGGWTDCCPTDAIDLSGVERSIDADQVIHPAGTDSARGGRVGYYTGPVDGATIAAVESLLGGVEKPRFLDLEMDVCAAGESSQQGCTACVDACPHGAVDRPAVDEVEFDLVACQNCGACTSSCPTGATKLAEPSNERLAREVEALLDAETDEGGWLFDRGGDGIETPVVAFVCSESAAEALRAYGRRAASGEEFSYAPILPVRVNCTDTVGEAHAMHALAAGADGVAVVGCGDACLHSGPDPKAELVERLNRATTDLGLGERLAFLAPDPGDPDGFAAELDAFVSGLDATPIPEGEHRSTGVIRADKPNPEFNSHDWTLESVRRIVEFAKPEREVIRGLKDFGLMDVTDACNLTPTCSTLCPTDAIRRTDDGDLQFAHEDCVNCGLCEEGCPETAITMSTGLDLGRLPEARDGERWETVYEGEMLECALCGKPFTSAASAEHIREQVGDLVEGVAPGAEHSIFEYCGDCRAELVFEHS
- a CDS encoding TorD/DmsD family molecular chaperone: MSTDDTQLAIYDARIELADFLIEVFHDTPSVAFVERLGSGEVVTPTDPVNDPLDRGFERIRTFVDGIEGRDPETVREELAAEYSRMFVGPRPPVLLHETYYRDDTDFIGEGLAQVEASYSAAGWTPPEEYGEENDFLAVELAFLRHLIGRQREGAEETFGYERVFLDEHLLTWGDDAAADVEAEADSDLYLAAADVLLGFCEFEDELVAQLV